The proteins below come from a single Cupriavidus pauculus genomic window:
- a CDS encoding Lrp/AsnC family transcriptional regulator gives MQNPELDRTDRRLLGVLQEHGRASNLELAEAISLSPAQTLRRHRRLEEAGIIKRYEARLDSAALGFGVTAFIHVTMERGHIRDLSRFKGLVAELAQIQECFSVTGDIDYVLKVVARDLKSLSDFLLDTLMRIPGVSGVKSSVCLDEIKCTSAMPLET, from the coding sequence GTGCAGAATCCGGAGCTCGATCGAACCGACCGGCGCTTGCTGGGCGTGCTGCAGGAACATGGACGCGCCTCCAACCTCGAACTGGCCGAGGCCATCAGCCTGTCGCCGGCGCAGACGCTGCGGCGGCATCGCCGGCTGGAAGAGGCCGGCATCATCAAGCGGTACGAGGCGCGGCTCGATAGCGCGGCGCTCGGGTTTGGGGTGACCGCGTTCATCCACGTGACGATGGAACGCGGGCACATCCGGGACTTGTCCAGGTTCAAGGGGCTGGTGGCCGAACTCGCACAGATCCAGGAGTGCTTCTCGGTGACGGGCGATATCGACTACGTGCTCAAGGTCGTGGCGCGCGACCTCAAGTCGCTGTCCGACTTTCTGCTCGATACGCTGATGCGCATACCGGGCGTGAGCGGCGTAAAGTCGAGCGTATGCCTCGACGAGATCAAGTGCACGAGCGCGATGCCGCTCGAGACCTGA
- the hppD gene encoding 4-hydroxyphenylpyruvate dioxygenase produces MADLFDNPMQLMGFEFVEFASPMPNVLEPLFEKMGFTLVARHRSKDVVLYRQGDVNFIVNREPHSQAAYFAAEHGPSACGMAFRVKDSHKAYARALELGAQPVEIPTGPMELRLPAIKGIGGAPLYLIDRFEDGKSIYDIDFEFIEGVDRRPEGHGLRVIDHLTHNVYRGRMTYWANFYERLFNFREIRYFDIQGEYTGLTSKAMTAPDGRIRIPLNEESSKGSGQIEEFLMAFNGEGIQHIAFLTDNLIEVIDRLQMAGVELMTAPNDYYYEALETRLPGHGQPVDQLKARGILLDGTTADGKPRLLLQIFSKTVLGPVFFEYIQRSGDEGFGEGNFKALFESLERDQIARGTLKV; encoded by the coding sequence ATGGCCGACCTCTTTGACAACCCGATGCAGCTGATGGGATTCGAGTTCGTCGAATTCGCGTCGCCGATGCCGAATGTCCTCGAACCGCTGTTCGAGAAAATGGGCTTCACGCTCGTGGCACGCCATCGTTCGAAGGACGTGGTGCTGTACCGCCAGGGCGACGTGAACTTCATCGTGAACCGCGAGCCGCACAGCCAGGCGGCCTACTTCGCGGCCGAGCACGGCCCGAGCGCCTGCGGCATGGCATTCCGCGTGAAGGATTCGCACAAGGCGTACGCCCGCGCGCTGGAACTCGGTGCGCAGCCCGTGGAGATTCCGACCGGCCCGATGGAGCTGCGCCTGCCCGCGATCAAGGGTATCGGCGGCGCGCCGCTGTACCTGATCGACCGGTTCGAGGACGGCAAGTCGATCTATGACATCGACTTCGAGTTCATCGAGGGCGTCGATCGCCGCCCCGAGGGGCATGGCCTGCGCGTGATCGACCACCTGACGCACAACGTCTATCGCGGCCGCATGACCTACTGGGCGAACTTCTACGAACGCCTCTTCAACTTCCGCGAAATCCGCTACTTCGACATCCAGGGCGAGTACACGGGCCTCACGTCCAAGGCGATGACCGCGCCCGACGGCCGCATCCGCATTCCGCTCAACGAGGAATCGTCGAAGGGCAGCGGCCAGATCGAGGAATTCCTGATGGCGTTCAACGGCGAAGGCATCCAGCACATCGCGTTCCTGACGGACAACCTCATCGAGGTGATCGATCGCCTGCAGATGGCCGGCGTGGAGCTGATGACGGCACCGAACGACTATTACTACGAAGCGCTGGAGACGCGCCTGCCCGGACATGGCCAGCCCGTGGACCAGCTCAAGGCGCGCGGCATCCTGCTGGACGGCACCACGGCCGACGGCAAGCCGCGGCTGCTGCTGCAGATCTTCTCCAAGACCGTGCTCGGCCCGGTGTTCTTCGAGTACATCCAGCGCAGCGGCGACGAGGGCTTTGGCGAGGGCAACTTCAAGGCGCTGTTCGAGTCGCTCGAGCGCGACCAGATCGCCCGCGGCACGTTGAAGGTTTGA
- a CDS encoding amino acid aminotransferase: MFQHIEAFPGDPILSLNEDFQQDPRTNKVNLSIGIYFDDDGRLPVMKAVAEAEAALLADMGPRPYLPMSGMAAYRQAVQALVFGEDNPARVDGRIATLQTLGGSGALRVGADFLKRYFPNTELWLSDPSWENHRVVFERAGFKVNSYPYYDPATGGLKFDEMLAAIKQIPQGGIVLLHACCHNPTGVDLNDAQWLQVIDVVKQRKLLPFVDMAYQGFGSNLDDDAFVVRELARQGVPALVANSFSKNFSLYGERCGGLSVICQSADEAGRVLGQLTGAVRANYSNPPTHGARVVARVLTSPDLRASWQQELASMCDRIARMRQAIHDQLREHVTGEKLSRYIKQRGMFTYTGLTADQVDRLKNEHGVYLLRSGRMCVAGLNERNVGVVAHAIGQVLKD; encoded by the coding sequence ATGTTCCAACATATCGAGGCCTTTCCGGGCGATCCCATCCTCTCGCTCAACGAAGACTTCCAGCAGGACCCGCGCACCAACAAGGTCAACCTGAGCATCGGTATCTATTTCGATGACGATGGCCGGCTGCCCGTCATGAAGGCCGTGGCCGAGGCGGAAGCCGCGCTGCTGGCCGACATGGGTCCGCGGCCATACCTGCCGATGTCGGGCATGGCCGCGTATCGCCAGGCCGTGCAGGCGCTGGTCTTCGGCGAAGACAATCCGGCGCGCGTGGATGGCCGCATCGCCACGCTGCAGACGCTGGGCGGTTCCGGCGCGCTGCGCGTCGGCGCGGACTTCCTCAAGCGCTATTTCCCCAACACCGAGCTGTGGCTCAGCGACCCCAGCTGGGAGAACCACCGCGTGGTGTTCGAGCGCGCGGGCTTCAAGGTCAACAGCTATCCGTACTACGACCCGGCGACCGGCGGCCTGAAGTTCGACGAGATGCTTGCCGCGATCAAGCAGATTCCGCAGGGCGGCATCGTGCTGCTGCATGCGTGCTGCCACAACCCGACCGGCGTCGATCTGAACGACGCGCAATGGCTGCAGGTCATCGACGTGGTCAAGCAGCGCAAGCTGCTGCCGTTCGTCGATATGGCCTATCAGGGTTTCGGTTCGAACCTCGATGACGACGCGTTCGTCGTGCGCGAACTCGCGCGCCAGGGCGTGCCGGCGCTCGTCGCCAATTCGTTCTCGAAGAACTTCTCGCTGTATGGCGAGCGTTGCGGCGGACTGAGCGTGATCTGCCAGAGCGCCGACGAAGCGGGCCGCGTGCTCGGTCAGCTGACCGGTGCCGTGCGCGCGAACTACAGCAACCCGCCGACGCATGGCGCGCGCGTGGTGGCTCGCGTGCTGACCTCGCCCGATCTGCGCGCGAGCTGGCAGCAGGAACTGGCCTCGATGTGCGATCGTATCGCGCGCATGCGTCAGGCCATCCATGACCAGCTGCGCGAGCATGTGACCGGCGAGAAGCTGTCGCGTTACATCAAGCAGCGCGGCATGTTCACGTACACGGGGCTGACGGCCGATCAGGTCGATCGCCTCAAGAACGAGCATGGCGTGTATCTGCTGCGTTCGGGCCGTATGTGCGTGGCTGGCTTGAACGAGCGAAACGTGGGCGTCGTGGCCCATGCCATCGGACAGGTCCTGAAGGATTAA
- a CDS encoding glutathione S-transferase N-terminal domain-containing protein has product MASTLASFPIHDKWPASHPDRLQLYSLPTPNGIKVSLMLEETGLPYEPHAVRFDSNDQLSPAFLSLNPNNKIPAILDPDGPGGKPLALFESGAILIYLAEKTGKFMSADPATRYETIQWVMFQMGGIGPMFGQLGFFHKFAGKEYEDKRPRDRYVAESKRLLGVLNERLKGRAWIMGDDYTIADMATFPWVRNLVGFYEAGDIVGIQDFPEVSRVLEAFVARPAVQRAVNIPSRD; this is encoded by the coding sequence ATGGCTTCAACTTTGGCCTCGTTCCCGATTCACGACAAGTGGCCTGCCTCCCACCCTGACCGCCTGCAGCTTTACTCGCTGCCCACGCCCAACGGCATCAAGGTGTCGCTGATGCTCGAAGAGACCGGTCTGCCGTACGAACCGCATGCCGTGCGCTTCGACAGCAACGATCAGCTCTCGCCCGCGTTTCTCTCGCTCAATCCGAACAACAAGATCCCGGCGATCCTCGATCCCGACGGTCCTGGCGGCAAGCCGCTGGCGCTGTTCGAATCGGGCGCGATCCTGATCTATCTGGCCGAGAAGACCGGCAAGTTCATGTCGGCCGATCCGGCCACGCGCTACGAGACCATCCAGTGGGTGATGTTCCAGATGGGCGGCATCGGTCCGATGTTCGGCCAGCTGGGGTTCTTCCACAAGTTCGCGGGCAAGGAGTACGAGGACAAGCGTCCGCGCGACCGCTACGTGGCGGAGTCGAAGCGGCTGCTGGGCGTGCTCAACGAACGGCTCAAGGGCCGCGCGTGGATCATGGGCGACGACTACACGATCGCCGATATGGCGACGTTCCCGTGGGTGCGCAATCTCGTGGGCTTCTACGAAGCGGGCGATATCGTCGGCATCCAGGACTTCCCCGAAGTGTCACGCGTGCTCGAAGCATTCGTGGCTCGGCCCGCCGTGCAGCGCGCGGTGAACATTCCTTCGCGCGACTGA
- a CDS encoding putative quinol monooxygenase, with amino-acid sequence MQPIVVVATITAQSGSETIVRDALVRAVEAVRTEPGCEQYDLSTDTSQPGTFVMIERWRSEADLEAHANAPAFLALAKTITGIAQLDIRRLTPVR; translated from the coding sequence ATGCAACCCATCGTCGTTGTCGCAACCATTACCGCGCAATCGGGCTCGGAAACCATTGTCCGCGATGCGCTCGTCCGCGCTGTCGAGGCGGTCAGAACGGAGCCAGGCTGCGAGCAGTATGACCTGAGCACGGACACCAGCCAGCCCGGCACGTTTGTCATGATCGAACGCTGGCGCAGCGAGGCGGATCTCGAAGCGCATGCCAATGCGCCGGCCTTCCTGGCCCTGGCCAAGACCATCACCGGAATTGCGCAGCTGGATATCCGGCGCCTGACGCCGGTACGTTGA
- a CDS encoding DUF3455 domain-containing protein, whose product MSNFSGHSGKVSVAIACMAGALASCASGISAPPELQPPDARGTIAAMHASGVQIYQCRRGNDGRLSWTFLAPEATLKDDTGQRVVRHYAGPTWEAPDGSKVTGKVLQQKAQGPDSIPLLLLQATSTGGTGLLSKTRYVQRLKTEGGVAPAQGCTQEGQENRVPYRADYVFLE is encoded by the coding sequence ATGTCAAACTTCAGCGGCCATTCTGGCAAGGTAAGCGTCGCCATCGCCTGCATGGCGGGCGCGCTGGCGTCATGCGCGTCGGGGATATCGGCTCCGCCCGAACTACAGCCCCCCGACGCGCGTGGCACGATCGCCGCGATGCATGCGTCGGGCGTGCAGATCTATCAGTGCAGGCGCGGGAACGACGGCCGGTTGTCGTGGACGTTCCTCGCACCGGAGGCGACGCTGAAGGATGACACGGGGCAGCGCGTCGTCCGGCATTACGCCGGACCGACGTGGGAGGCGCCCGATGGGAGCAAGGTGACAGGCAAGGTGCTGCAGCAGAAGGCCCAGGGCCCCGACAGCATTCCGTTGTTGCTGTTGCAGGCAACGAGCACCGGCGGGACGGGTCTGCTCTCGAAGACGCGGTATGTGCAACGGCTGAAGACCGAGGGCGGTGTGGCACCGGCTCAGGGTTGCACACAGGAGGGGCAGGAAAATCGCGTGCCCTACCGCGCGGATTATGTGTTTCTGGAGTAG
- a CDS encoding tripartite tricarboxylate transporter substrate binding protein, whose translation MNNKSIRNTIRNRVGAAIAGAMLVLAPAAGHADTYPSKPVRLIVPFPPGGSVDYVARTISQKFSENLGQTVVVDNRGGASGTIGTAEAARAAPDGYTLLLVFDSHAVNQSLYDIKYDTFKSFDYVSLIGTMPMAVVTSKKSGLTSLQALLSKAKANPGGVTYGSSGVGGSNHLNPVAFGKKAGIDLMHVPYRGGGPMLTALLGGEVDMVIASLPTVINYEKTGRAHIVAIASKDPAPQLPGIPTVDAVLPGYVAQSWVGMVAPAQLPKDVFQKIQAALSKTLADTAIRNKMASDGFNIVSSTPEAFEQQVRHEARRWGDLIRDANIRVE comes from the coding sequence ATGAACAATAAAAGCATTCGCAACACCATCCGCAACCGCGTCGGCGCGGCGATCGCGGGGGCCATGCTCGTACTGGCTCCCGCCGCAGGCCACGCCGATACCTATCCGAGCAAGCCCGTACGTCTGATCGTGCCGTTCCCACCCGGTGGCTCCGTGGACTATGTCGCGCGCACGATCTCGCAGAAGTTCTCGGAGAATCTCGGCCAGACGGTGGTCGTCGACAACCGCGGCGGTGCGTCGGGCACGATCGGCACCGCGGAGGCCGCGCGAGCGGCGCCTGACGGCTACACGTTGCTGCTGGTGTTCGACTCGCACGCCGTGAACCAGAGCCTGTACGACATCAAGTACGACACCTTCAAGTCGTTCGATTATGTGAGCCTGATCGGAACGATGCCTATGGCCGTCGTCACATCGAAGAAGTCCGGGCTGACGTCGCTGCAGGCGTTGCTGTCGAAAGCGAAAGCGAATCCCGGCGGCGTGACCTACGGATCTTCGGGAGTGGGGGGCTCCAATCACCTCAACCCCGTCGCTTTCGGCAAGAAAGCGGGGATCGACCTGATGCATGTGCCGTACCGCGGCGGCGGCCCGATGCTCACGGCACTACTGGGCGGCGAGGTCGATATGGTGATCGCCAGCCTGCCGACGGTGATCAACTACGAGAAGACCGGCCGCGCGCATATCGTCGCTATCGCGAGCAAGGATCCTGCGCCGCAGTTGCCCGGCATTCCTACCGTCGATGCCGTGCTGCCGGGGTACGTCGCCCAGTCGTGGGTAGGCATGGTCGCGCCCGCGCAATTGCCGAAAGACGTGTTCCAGAAGATACAGGCAGCGCTGTCGAAGACGCTGGCGGATACAGCGATCCGGAACAAGATGGCCAGTGACGGGTTCAATATCGTCAGCTCCACCCCGGAGGCATTCGAGCAGCAGGTGCGGCACGAGGCCAGGCGTTGGGGAGATCTGATACGAGACGCCAACATCCGGGTCGAATGA
- a CDS encoding MDR family oxidoreductase, whose amino-acid sequence MQTPPTTFRALFIDKAEGGGTRCDLRSLGRAALPEGDVLVRVSHSTLNYKDALAITGRSPVVRKFPMVPGIDFAGVVERSADARFAVGDTVVLNGWGTGETHWGGLAEYAVTRGDWLVPLPAGMSARHSMSIGTAGYTAMLCVMALQARGVMPESGPVLVTGANGGVGTIAISILSRLGYAVTASTGRPDQADYLIGLGASGVIDRGVLAEAGKPLQKEAWAAAVDCVGGHTLANVLATTRYGGVVAACGLAQSMDLPATVAPFILRAVSLIGIDSVYAPRARRLEAWSRLAADLDPAVLADNTRVIGLSDAIGAAHELLEGKVRGRLVVDIGR is encoded by the coding sequence ATGCAAACACCTCCGACCACGTTCCGTGCGTTGTTCATCGACAAGGCCGAAGGCGGCGGCACCCGCTGCGATCTGCGCTCCCTCGGCAGGGCGGCGCTGCCGGAAGGGGATGTGCTCGTGCGCGTCAGTCATTCCACGCTCAACTACAAGGATGCGTTGGCCATCACCGGCCGTTCGCCTGTCGTGCGGAAGTTTCCGATGGTACCGGGCATCGATTTCGCGGGTGTCGTGGAGCGCAGCGCGGACGCGCGTTTCGCCGTGGGCGACACCGTGGTGTTGAACGGGTGGGGCACCGGGGAAACGCACTGGGGTGGCCTTGCCGAGTACGCCGTGACACGCGGCGACTGGCTGGTCCCGCTGCCGGCGGGGATGTCGGCGCGGCACAGTATGTCCATCGGCACCGCGGGCTACACGGCCATGCTGTGCGTGATGGCGCTGCAGGCGCGCGGCGTGATGCCCGAGTCCGGGCCCGTGTTGGTGACGGGGGCGAACGGCGGTGTCGGCACCATCGCCATCTCGATTCTGTCGAGGCTTGGCTACGCCGTAACGGCCTCGACGGGCCGGCCCGACCAGGCCGACTACCTGATCGGGCTCGGCGCCAGCGGCGTCATCGATCGCGGCGTGCTGGCCGAGGCGGGCAAGCCGCTTCAGAAGGAGGCATGGGCCGCGGCCGTCGACTGTGTCGGCGGTCATACGCTCGCCAACGTGCTCGCGACCACGCGCTACGGCGGTGTGGTCGCCGCCTGCGGGCTGGCGCAGAGCATGGACCTGCCCGCGACCGTCGCGCCATTCATCCTGCGCGCCGTCTCGCTGATCGGCATCGACAGCGTGTATGCACCGCGAGCACGCCGTCTGGAAGCCTGGAGTCGCCTGGCCGCGGATCTCGATCCGGCCGTGCTGGCGGACAACACGCGCGTCATCGGATTGAGCGATGCGATCGGCGCCGCGCACGAGCTGCTGGAAGGAAAAGTGAGGGGGCGACTGGTCGTCGATATCGGCCGCTGA
- a CDS encoding CaiB/BaiF CoA transferase family protein translates to MLAGRRVLDLSWVLGGPFAGQLLAQLGADVIKVETLDGDTARRVPPLTEAGDSPFFLSVNRGKRGIALDLKTPGGKEAFHDLLREADAVIYGFAPSVPKRLGLDFETLAAINPRIVVAQMIGLHDQGEYANAPAFDLMLQAMSGLMSITGEAGRQPVRVGYQVADLAGGLYLALGTVAALCRAQATGKGECVQVSLFDAQVAMMTWQAQGWLCGGAMPQAGGARHAMIAPSDIFQTADGRWIALAPTGEHFWRKLCESIGRPELADDPRFLDGAARIANVPALTRELADTIVTRPASEWESIFTEARVPAAVVLNVSEALAHPVVHERRMVEQVAHPADGTAVPMLGNPFKFADAPSLAYPPAHGADTARVLREVAGYSAARIDALLQSGAIADACEATA, encoded by the coding sequence ATGCTGGCAGGCAGGCGAGTGCTGGATCTGAGCTGGGTACTGGGCGGACCGTTCGCGGGACAGTTGCTCGCGCAGCTCGGTGCGGACGTGATCAAGGTGGAGACACTCGACGGGGACACGGCACGGCGCGTGCCGCCCCTCACCGAGGCCGGGGACTCGCCGTTCTTCCTGTCGGTCAATCGCGGGAAGCGCGGCATCGCGCTCGACCTGAAGACGCCCGGCGGCAAGGAAGCCTTTCACGATCTGCTGCGCGAAGCCGATGCCGTGATCTACGGTTTCGCGCCGTCCGTACCCAAGCGGCTGGGGCTGGATTTCGAGACGCTGGCCGCCATCAATCCGCGCATCGTCGTGGCGCAGATGATCGGGCTACATGATCAGGGCGAGTATGCGAACGCCCCGGCCTTCGACCTCATGCTGCAGGCAATGTCCGGGCTGATGAGCATCACGGGTGAAGCAGGCAGGCAGCCCGTGCGCGTGGGCTATCAGGTGGCCGATCTGGCCGGAGGCCTGTATCTCGCGCTCGGCACGGTGGCGGCGCTGTGCCGTGCCCAGGCGACGGGGAAGGGCGAATGCGTGCAGGTTTCCCTGTTCGACGCGCAGGTGGCCATGATGACCTGGCAGGCGCAGGGCTGGCTATGCGGCGGCGCGATGCCGCAGGCGGGTGGCGCACGGCACGCCATGATCGCGCCGAGCGATATCTTCCAGACCGCCGATGGAAGGTGGATCGCGCTCGCGCCGACGGGCGAACATTTCTGGCGCAAGCTTTGCGAGTCGATAGGACGCCCCGAGCTCGCGGACGATCCGCGCTTCCTCGACGGTGCCGCGCGCATCGCGAACGTGCCGGCGCTCACGCGAGAACTCGCGGACACCATCGTCACGCGGCCCGCGTCCGAATGGGAATCGATCTTTACGGAAGCCCGTGTGCCGGCGGCCGTCGTCCTGAACGTCAGCGAGGCCCTTGCGCATCCGGTGGTCCACGAGCGGCGCATGGTCGAACAGGTCGCACATCCCGCGGACGGCACCGCGGTGCCCATGCTCGGCAACCCCTTCAAGTTCGCGGACGCGCCATCGCTGGCATATCCACCCGCGCACGGTGCCGATACCGCGCGCGTCCTGCGCGAGGTGGCCGGCTATTCCGCGGCCCGCATCGACGCGCTCCTGCAAAGCGGCGCCATCGCCGACGCTTGCGAGGCTACGGCATGA
- the gcvA gene encoding transcriptional regulator GcvA, which translates to MQRLPPLNSIRAFEAAGRLRSFSRAADELSVTHAAVSHQIKALEQSLGVLLFHRLGRSVQLTDQGRLYLDSISPALAAIASASRRIRAHEVLRVNALPTITMRWIFPRLAAFRALHPHVEVEISTGLEPMSQIPANVDVVIRREPQEVMGLHKVKVVSETAFPVCSPALLERAPLSTIADLAHHTILHCPARRTAWDDWLAAVQHTRVVPAQSLELEHLYFCLQAAIDGLGVAMGYSPLVATDLAAGRLVAPFGALELTTPGYFLITRAERQHDPIVKTFCDWMIEQGSLFDASVSQIVLG; encoded by the coding sequence ATGCAAAGACTACCCCCACTCAATTCGATCCGGGCCTTCGAGGCTGCCGGCAGGCTGCGCAGCTTTTCGCGCGCGGCGGACGAGCTTTCCGTCACGCATGCCGCGGTGAGCCACCAGATCAAGGCGCTGGAACAATCGCTGGGTGTATTGCTCTTCCACCGGCTGGGGCGATCGGTGCAACTGACCGATCAGGGACGGCTCTATCTCGACTCCATCAGTCCCGCGCTGGCCGCGATCGCGTCCGCATCGCGGCGCATTCGCGCGCATGAAGTGCTGCGAGTCAACGCATTGCCCACCATCACCATGCGATGGATCTTTCCACGGCTCGCCGCGTTCCGCGCGCTGCATCCGCACGTCGAGGTGGAGATATCCACGGGCCTCGAGCCTATGAGCCAGATACCCGCGAACGTCGATGTCGTCATTCGCCGCGAGCCGCAGGAGGTCATGGGACTACACAAGGTGAAGGTCGTTTCGGAAACCGCGTTTCCCGTATGCTCGCCGGCGCTGCTCGAGCGCGCGCCGTTATCGACCATCGCAGACCTGGCCCACCATACGATCCTGCACTGCCCGGCGCGCCGCACGGCATGGGACGACTGGCTGGCGGCGGTACAGCACACGCGCGTGGTCCCCGCGCAATCCCTCGAACTGGAGCATCTGTACTTCTGCCTGCAGGCCGCAATCGACGGCCTCGGCGTGGCGATGGGCTACTCGCCCCTCGTTGCTACGGACCTTGCGGCCGGACGTCTCGTCGCACCGTTCGGGGCGCTGGAACTCACTACACCGGGCTATTTTCTGATCACGCGCGCCGAACGGCAGCATGATCCCATCGTGAAGACTTTCTGCGATTGGATGATCGAGCAGGGGTCCCTATTTGATGCGAGCGTCTCCCAAATAGTATTGGGCTGA
- a CDS encoding 3-keto-5-aminohexanoate cleavage protein gives MAKNKVIVLVAPTGGMAFKSQNPYLPTQPEEIARDVYDCYNAGASVVAIHARRPDDEATCNADIYADINARIRAACDIVINNSTGGGVHGDMIRPIEGGMWDTVWEERIKGMEAGAEMCTLDAFTFVASFGGKEVLLNTSPSRGRFLAEAMKTRGIKPEWEVFSPTHIVQDATTLIQMGLDEPPYVFNLVMNAHRGFQNAMPYSPKGLQYMVDLLPEESIFCVSGIGPAQLPAGINSLLLGGQMIRVGLEDNLYYRQGQLARNVELVERTVRILREMDYDIASPAEAREMLGLPRTDTSARPRFSPPLRHA, from the coding sequence ATGGCGAAGAACAAGGTGATAGTCCTCGTCGCACCAACGGGCGGCATGGCATTCAAGTCACAGAATCCTTACCTGCCGACGCAGCCAGAGGAGATCGCACGCGACGTGTACGACTGCTACAACGCTGGCGCAAGTGTTGTGGCCATACATGCCCGGCGTCCGGACGACGAAGCCACGTGCAACGCCGATATCTACGCGGATATCAACGCACGCATCCGCGCGGCATGCGACATCGTCATCAATAACTCGACTGGCGGCGGTGTCCACGGCGACATGATCCGGCCGATCGAGGGCGGGATGTGGGACACCGTTTGGGAAGAGCGTATCAAGGGAATGGAAGCGGGGGCCGAAATGTGTACCCTCGACGCTTTCACGTTCGTGGCTTCGTTCGGTGGCAAGGAAGTCCTGCTCAACACGTCGCCATCGCGCGGCCGGTTTCTTGCGGAAGCAATGAAGACGCGCGGAATCAAGCCCGAATGGGAGGTCTTTAGCCCCACCCATATCGTCCAGGACGCGACGACCTTGATTCAGATGGGGCTGGACGAACCGCCATACGTGTTCAACCTGGTCATGAACGCGCACCGCGGCTTTCAGAACGCGATGCCCTATAGCCCGAAGGGCTTGCAGTACATGGTCGACCTGTTGCCAGAAGAGAGCATCTTCTGCGTGAGCGGGATCGGCCCGGCGCAATTGCCGGCAGGAATCAACTCGCTGCTGCTTGGCGGCCAGATGATCCGGGTCGGTCTGGAAGACAATTTGTACTACCGCCAGGGGCAACTTGCCCGCAATGTCGAACTGGTCGAACGCACCGTGCGCATTCTGCGCGAAATGGATTACGACATTGCGTCGCCCGCGGAGGCCCGTGAAATGCTCGGACTCCCCAGGACCGATACTTCCGCGCGTCCACGCTTCTCGCCTCCTCTCCGTCACGCCTGA